CTACAAGGTAATCCCTGGATCTTTAGAAACTCATGGCTGATTGTTAAACCTTGGGACAGAGAGACAGACCCTAGAACTCTTGATTTTTATCATGCCCCAGTTTGGATACAACTTTGGGGATTACCACCCCATTGCAAAACAAAGGCTATGGGACATCATTTAGGGTCTTTAATGGGGGATGTAGAAGCCTCATAAATCTATGAATACCCGGGGAAATAGATGATTATCAAAATAAAGGTGGCAATAAATGTGCATCAACCTATCCCCTCTGGAATTCATGTTGGTAACACAACATATGGAACATGCTGGATTGATTTTAGGTATGAAAGATTGCCTCAAATGTGCTTTAACTGTGGAATGATGGGTCATGATAGAAAACTATGCAGAAACCAAGCTCTGAAAATAGACACCCTGGCCCCTCTAGGGCCTTGGATTCGGTCCACACAATATGGTAGAAGGAAATTGGATGAAAAGGACAGAAAATTCTACAGTAATCCGTCTCATTCCCCAAATTTTGGAATGTACAGTCCCCCTGTTCCAGAAGCTCTATTAGCACAGCTTGCAGCTATGAAACTCCAACAACATAGCCCTAAGGATAACAAGCAGGAACCCAGACAAACTGACCAGCCACAGCAGAATGGCAACTCAACAGATGGTAACACGGATCCAGGGCACAATAGCTTGGTTATAGCATTTGAAAAGGGAGGAGAATTCATAGACAAGGAGCCCAACAAGATGACAACTTAATCACAGACAACTCTGACTACATGGGACTGGAAAATACTAAACAAGTTAAAAGGTTGAAGCTGGCATTTGAACATAGTAGTACAAATAAAGACATAGACATCATGGAAATCCCAACAATCAAGTCAATGGCAGGCCTTGAATCCCAGGCCAGCCAACAGCCATGAAAATCATGTCTTGGAACTGTCAGGGACTTGGCAACCCCAAGACAGTGAGAGCCCTGCAAAAGCTCATTGCCTACAATCATCCGGATATTATCTTCCTTATGGAAACTAAAATGCACAACATCTCCAACCAATTCAAGGCTAAGTTTGCTGCttcttatagcttttttttctATTGATTGTACTTTAAATGGTAATAGGGGTAAATCTGGGGGTCTTATTCTTTTATGGAACAATTGTAATTGCCACGTGGAAATAAAAGATATGGATTTCAATTATATGGATTTGCATGTGACTAACCTATCTAATAACATGCAGTGGAGGGCTACCGGGGTGTATGGATACCCAAAGCACCACCTTAAGTATCTCACCTGTGATCTGCTAAAACACCTTAATAATTCAACttcccttaataaaaattggcTACTGTTTGGTGACTTAAATATCACTCTCTCTGACAAGGAAAAATTTGGGGGAAACCCTATTGACACTAACATTACTAATTTGTTCAGATCAACCCTTGCTATTTGTGATTTTCAGGATCTTGGTTACAAGGGTGATGTCTTTACATGGAACAACAGACAACAAGGCTCCAATTTGATAAAAGCCAGACTTGACAGATTTGTGGCAAACACTGATTGGATCTCCCTTTTTCCAAATTACTCAAACTCTCACTTGCTTAGATATAAATCTGACCACGCTCCTATCCTTTTAGATTTTTCCCCTTATGCAGGTCACAAACAGCGTCAAAAAAGAAATACGCCTATCAGATATGAGCAAATTTGGTCTAGGGACACCAACCACATTCAGATTGTTAAGGACCATTGGCTAGCCAATGGGGGTCCTACCCATCAGAAGCTTACTACAGCCCTAAATGCGCTCCAGAGCTGGGGAAAAAACCGATTTGGAATAATCCCCACAAGAATTAAGAACCTTCAAGAAgagttaaaaaaactaaatgatGAAAATGGCGCTCTAAACCTAACGGAGCAAATCAAAAGTAAAGAACTCGAGCTTGACGACATCTTAGAATGTGAAGAGATGTGGTGGGGGCAACGATCTAGAGCCCTATGGCTGGAACATGGTGACAAAAACACTAAGTACTTCCATATGAAAGCTAATAtcagaaagaaaaagaacacCATCGAAGCCATAAAGGACTCTCAAGGCCAAATACAACATGAAGATAACATGATTGAGCAGATCCTGGTGGAACACTTCCAAACCCTTTTTACTAAGCAAAATACCAAAAATATTACTGAAACTGTCAAGGTTGTTGAAGGAAAAGTCAGCCCTGAGATGCATCAGATGTTAAGTGAGGCTTATACTAAAGAGGAGGTTTTTCAAGCTATAAAGGACATGAAGGCTCTAGCTGCCCCGAGGCCAGATGGGTTGCCTGCCCTTTTTTACCACAATTATTGGGATATTATTGGCAATGATATCACTAGTATGGTTTTGCAGGTGCTTAATAATAATGGGGATCCCTGCCAGTTTAATTCTACCCACATCTGCCTCATCCCAAAAACCAGTCATCCCTCAACCCCGAGTGATTTTAGACCTATTTCCCTATGCAATGTAACCCTAAAGATAATCACCAAAACCTTAGCTAATAGAATCAAGACAATCCTCCCTAAGATCATCAGCCCCAACCAGAGTGCTTTCATCTAGGGAAGACTCATTACTGATAACACTATCATTACGTCTGATATCTTCAACTACCTATCCCACACTAATAGAAAAAATGGTTTCGTGGGCATCAAAACGGATATGGCTAAAGCCTATGACAGAGTTGAATGAGACTTTTTAGAAGCTACACTATCAGCTATGGGGTTTCCCAGCAAAATGATTCAAACTATTATGAAATGCGTCTCTACTGTCACTTTCTCTATCCTCATCAATGGTCATCCTTCTACGGAATTCCACCCCCAACGGGGCATTCGTCAGGGAGACCCACTATCCCCTTATCTTTTTATCATATGTGCTGATGTTTTATCTGGTCTTCTGACAAAGGCTCAAAATGAGCGTATTATTCATGGGGTAAAGATTGCTCCTGGAGCCCCCGAGATTAGTCATCTCCTTTTTGCTGATGACAGTTTACTTTTTTGTAGGGCTACCACAAAGGAAGTTACTGCTATATCTAATATCATCCAGACCTACCAGGAGGCATCAGGACAATTAGTTAATCTTACAAAGTCTGAAATGGTGTTTAGTAAGGGAATACCCAATGCAACAAAAAATGACATCTCCAAAATTTTACCTATGCAGATCCTTGATCACTTCTCAAAATATCTTGGAATGCCCACCTTTATTGGTAGGTCCAAAAATCAGGTTTTCAATTTCCTTCAAGAAAAAATCTGGAAAAAACTAAAAGGGTGGAAAGAAAGGAATCTATCTTTTGCTGGCAGAGGAATTTTAATCAAAGTTGTGGCACAAGCCATCCCAACTTACATAATGAGCAGCTTTCTTCTACCTAAGGAGGTTTGTGCTCAAATGGAGAAAATGATTTGCAATTTTTGGTGGGGAAGCTCTACAGATGCTAGGAAAATTCACTGGATCAATTGGCAGAAGATATGTAGACAAAAAAAGACTGGTGGCTTAGGTTTCCGCCAGTTAAGGGCCTTTAATGAAGCTCTTTTGGCCAAACAAGGATGGAGGATTATCAGCCAGCCCTCTTCCCTTATGGCACAAGTCCTAAAAGCTAAATATTTCCCTAAGGACCACTTTCTACAAGCCAAGCCAAAGCAGCAAATGAGCTACACTTGGAGGAGCATACTTCAGGCAAGATGGATCATAAAAAAAGGTTGCTACTGGACCATTGGATCAGGCAAAGATGTGGATATCTGGAAGGACAACTGGATTCACCAAAAGGGCAATTCTTCCACTTGGAGTAGTAAACCTAACCTATCTACCCACCACAAAGTACAGGATATCATGAACACTCACAATAATAGATGGAATGAAGCACTCATAAATCAACTATTCATCCCCATTGAAGCCCAGAAAATCTTACAAATTCCTATCACTGATACATCTAGGCCAAACATTCTTATCTGGGATGGTACCCTTGACGGAAATTATTCAGTGAAATCTGGCTATCAAGCCATTATAGAATGGGATGGAAAAGTCTAAGCTGGCACTTCTGCCATAAAGGGGGAAATTTGGCCTATGTTATGGGAACTCAATGTCGCACCTAAGCATAGCCATTTCTTATGGAGAGCTCTAAATGAAGCTATCCCTGTTAAGGGAAACCTTTTTAAAAAGGGTGTTAAATGTGACCCTCTATGTCCTAGGTGTTTTAACCATGTTGAAACTATTCATCATGCCTTTCTAGATTGTGTCTGGGCCAAACAACTATGGTTTTCATCAACTCTCACCATCAATCTAAACCACTGTCATTATACTAATCTACATGACTGGGTGCTACACATGTTCAAACAAACAGACAAAGCAAGCAGAGAGATTATTACTGCTACTCTCTATGGTATCTGGTACGCAAGGAATTTGCTAGTTTTTCAAGGAAAAAACTTACCTCCTCATGAAGTCAGCACCACTATCCTAGCTCAGCTACAAGAATTCCAATGTCactgcataaaaaaaaacatagtgaATCAAAACCATTCAACCGGTAATAGCAGTAACAATAAATGTTGGAGTCCTCCTCCTAAGGGTACTGTGAAAATTAATGTGGATGCTCACCTTGGTGATGGCCATTGGTTTTCAGGGCTCATTCTTAGAAGGTGGGATGGGAACGCAATTGGAGCTACTACTCGGTTGCATGCGGGATCGGATGAAATCATTCAAGGCGAAGCTTATGCTATTAATGATGCGTTGGATTTGGTGGAAAAGCTTTGCTTACCGGAAGTCATAATCGAATCAGACTCTCAGATCTTTGTGAATTTGGTGAAGAAGACAAGGGTGAGGAAGAATTGGGGTCGTATAGTCGAGCGATGCATTTCTTTCCTCGAAGCAAACCCTAGCTCTTCAATTTCTTGGGTCAATAGAGTAAGGAATCGGGTTGCCCATGAATTGGCTAAATGGGCTTAGAATGAGCCAGATATGGATTGGCCCAATTCTTTTCCTACTTGTATTTCTCCCCATATCCAAAAAGATATGGGTCTTTTGTACCCTCCCTAGTTTGTTCTTAATAAATatcttttcttcaaaaaaaaataaacattgatATATTTTAAGAACTCAAATAGGGAAAGTGCACATGCAGAACGCCCAAGTGCACATGCTACAGATAGGGAAAGTGAACCAGGGGTGAACTCTGTGGTGCTTCATGACAACAATGATATAATATCTACCCCGTCAATGGTAGCTAATAGACGAAATTCAGTTGTTCCCACTGAACCAGGAGTTAGCAGGACTGTTGATACACCGCTTTCAGCCCTCTCAGCTAGGCCCAATCCGAGAGAAAGTAGACAGATTACCCCATTGTTAACTGAAGTGGTTCACCCTGGGCAGATGGAAACTCATATGGAGAAAAAGCACAGACGTGCTGAAGACATATCTCCAGCAGCGACAGATGAGCAACTTAACCAGCATTTTTTATCGGCAGGTCCTGGCAGTTCCCAGGACTGCCGGGACTCATGAATATTCTTAGTTGGAATTGTCGGGGCTTGGGCGGCCCGAGTGCAATTCCTAATTTGCGGAAGCTTGCCCGAGAACATAAGCCGGATATTTTATTCTTGTCTGAAACATTATCTCATGCTAGACACCTTGAACCTATTCGGGTCACGTTAGGTTACGATTCTTGTCTGGCTATTGATGTGGAGGGGCAGAGTGGAGGTCTGGCGGTGTTCTGGAAGGATAATAGTAAATGTAGCGTTTTAAACTATTCAAGAAaatttattaatatgttagtggaGGATGAGCAAAAGGGGGAGTGGAGGTTAACATGTTATTATGGATATCCGGAGCGCAGTAGACGGAGACATGCATGGAATCTTTTGCGAGAGTTAGTTAATATGTCCCCTGTACCCTGGTGTATAATTGGTGATTTTAATGATCTACTTTCACAGGAGGATAAAAAGGGCATTCACCCACATCCCAATTGGTTGTGTATGGGATTCAGACAAGCTATCGCTGACTGTAATTTAATCGATATTCCTCTTGCAGGACACCCATTTACTTGGATCAAGAGTCGAGGTACACCTCATGTTATTGAAGAGCGGTTGGATAGAGCTATGGCTAGTACGAGTTGGCTGCATCTCTTTCCTGACGTAAGACTATCTAACCTCTTGGCCTCACATTCAGATCATAGTCCAATTTTACTTCAATGCTCTCCTACTATAACAGTCCGCTTCAATTGCTCCTTTCGGTTTGAGAATAAATGGCTGAAGGAACCGGACTTGGAGGAGACGGTGATTGATGGTTGGGGGACGAATGACAATGTTGCGATAGTTGATCGTGTTGCTCGGTGTGCTAACAAGTTACATAGGTGGGGCAAAAGGAAAAGAGTGAAGTATAAACAGGAGATTGAAGAATGTGTCCGTGAGATGGAGGCGTTGAGGGATAATCAAGGGGAGGTAGAGAGTAGGAGGTTTCAGGAATGCTCTGATAAACATGCTACTTTACTGGTTCAGGAGGAAGGGTACTGGAAGCAGCGAGCCAAGATGCATTGGCTTCAAGAAGGTGACTTGAATACTCGATTTTTTCATATGTCCGCTTCAGCTCgtagtaagaaaaaaaagattacCAAACTTATGGATGAAGCAGGTACTGCAGTTCATACTCAAGAGGATTTGTGCGGGGTAGCTAAGAATTATTTTAATGCTCTTTTCAGAAATATAAGTGGTATTCATGAACCTGTGCTTAATCTTATCCAGCAAAGGGTGACAGAGGAGGATAATCATTTACTTATGGCACCCCTGACCAAAATTGAATTACAACAAGCTTTATTTCAGATGCACCCGGATAAATCACCAGGTCCTGATGGTTTCAACCCAGCTTTCTACCAAAGGTTCTGGGAACATTGCGGAGACGATATTTTTGTAGCCGCATCTGCCTGGTTAGAGAGGGGGTATTTTCCTTCTAGCCTTAATGAAACTAATATTTGTCTCATCCCTAAATGTGATAATCCTACTTCGATGACAGATTTGAGACCTATTTCTCTCTGTAATGTCCTCTACAAGATAGTCTCTAAAGTGCTTGCTAATAGGTTGAAGCTTTTCCTGGATAAATGTGTTTCCCAGGAGCAGTCAGCTTTTGTCGAAGGTCGGTCGATCCTTGATAATGCCCTTATTGCTATTGAAGTTATACATGCTATGAAGAGAAAGACTAAAGGATATAGAGGTGAGCTagcattaaaaattgatattagtaAGGCTTATGACAAGGTGGATTGGGGTTTCCTTCGTGGTATGTTAGTCAAAATGGGGTTTGGAGAGAAGTGGATACAATGGATGATGATGTGCGTGAGTTCTGTTAACTACTCAGTGCTTATGAATTTTGACAAAGTTGGTCCTATTACTCCGGGAAGAGGTTTACGGCAGGGAGACCCATTGTCCCCTTACTTATTTATACTTGTGGCGGAAGGACTGACCGCTCTAATACACCAAGCTGTCAGACAAGGAGACATTCATGGTGTGCGAATTTGTCGAAGCGCCCCTGAAGTGTCTCATCTCTTGTTTGCAGATGACTGTTTCTTATTTTGTAGAGCTAATGTTGCTGAGGTGACCCAACTTTTAAGTATTCTACAAACTTATGAACAGGCCTCGGGTCAGGAAATTAACTTGTCTAAGTCTGAAGTGTTCATTAGTCGCAATATGTCACAGGCGGCTCAAGCAGATTTAGCCGGTATACTTGGGGTGCGACATGTGTTGGGCACAGGTATTTATCTCGGCCTACCGTCTATGGTAGGTAGAAGCAAGAAGGCAATTTTTTCCTATCTTAAAGACCGTATTTGGAAGAGGATAAATTCATGGAGAGGACGAGCCTTATCGAAAGCTGGAAAAGAGATTATGATAAAGTCAGTGCTTCAAGCCATCCCAGCTTATGTTATGAGTATGTTTATCCTCCCTTcttcttttattgatgatattgaaaaaatgataaatgccTTTTGGTGGGGAGGTGGTAATGGTAATAGTAAAGGTATTCATTGGTTAGCATGGGAGAGACTTGCTTGCCCCAAAGATAAAGGGGGTTTGGGTTTTCGGAATTTTGAAGCCTTTAATATGGCTATGGTAGCGAAACAAGCAtggaaaattttacaaaatccagaTACATTGGTGGCTAGACTTATGAAATCAAGGTATTTTCCACGATCTACTGTGTTGGAGGCGTCCTTGGGCTATAATCCTAGTTTTGCATGGCGTAGTATCTGGAAAGCTAGACAGGTTCTTTTACTTGGGTGTAGGTGGAGGATTGGTGGTGGGGACAAGATTCACGTCATGACGGATCCTTGGTTACGTGGGAATGGAGAACGCTGGATTCCTTCGCCTCAACCTGAAGGAatgtataatttatttgttaGGGATCTGATGATAGATGATTATAAAGCTTGGAATGTGACTAAAATTCGCATGTTATTCCCAGTCCAGGTGGTAGAGAGGATTATTGCGACACCTCTCATTGGGTCGGTTTATGTGGATAAAATGGTTTGGGAGGAGGAACGAGATGGATGTTACTCTGTCAAATCCGGATACAAGCTTGCTGTGAAGTGTATTTTCCGTACTGATAAATACCATGTGAAAGGTAACtggaaagaaatatggaaagCGCATGCTCCACATAAAGCGCGTCATCTTCTTTGGCGATTATGTAGGGGATGTATTCCAACAAGGTGTCGGTTATTAGAACGTCATGTTGACTGTGATGTTCATTGTCCATTGTGTGAAGATGAGGTAGAAGATGATGTACACGCTTTTTTCACCTGCGCTTCTGCTCAATCCAGTTGGCAAACAGCTGGACTGTCATCTGTCTTGGGTTCCGCAGCTTGTCAGCAAGGTAGTGCGGCAGATAGAGTGTTTGCCTTGTGTCGGAATGAGGATTACGCTACCATAGGTAGAGTGGCTATGCTGTTATGGAGTATATGGCATAACCagaatgataaaatttggaacGATAATGTTAGAAGCCCAAACCAAATTGGCCGGGCTGCGTTTGATCAGTGGAACGAGTGGATTGCCGTCCATAAATTGCGAAGTAACGATGATCATGATGTTCCGCCTGTCAGCACCATTCGGTGGGAAAAACCTCGTATAGGATGGTTAaagtgcaatgtagatgcaGCATTTTTTGTCGGTACAGGTAGGACCGCGATGGGTGCTTGTTTTCGTAATAGTTCTGGTGAGTTTATGGCTGAAATTACGCAGTGGCAGCAACTGACTTTATCAACAGAGGAGGGTGAAGCATGGGCACTATTGCAAGCAatgaatgaagctaagagtagaggttttgaaagcgtccagtttgaaagtgactctcaagtgCTGGTTGATGCTATTCGTACCAAACGTCGAGGcaattcagagtttctttcaatcgttaaCGAAATTATccttgttatgttatcatgtgtgaactttgaagttaagtttattaggagacaagtgaattcggttgctcacactttagctagggcggccaattcctGGACTAGTTTccgtagatttgagattattccttcatgtattgaacttttgatatttaatgAAATacagtaagtttgtttggttaaaaaaaaaaaaaactcaaatttaaaaggggaacaagaaaataaaacccTAAGCTCAAATGAACATCTCTGAATATCATCTTTTCCACTCGATCTCTCTCAACTCACGTAATTCCTAACCTATCGACTCTCAATCGTGAACGCAACTTTCGCTGATTCTTCAAGCTGTTCGCCCTGCTCAATCGTTCTCTTCGTTTCTGCATTGACTCGGTACCTTTATCTTTCTCTCTCAAATCCCTCGTTCTTATTTTCTTCTGCTATGatttcttatctttcttttttgggttttttgtttctgttctttattttttagg
This portion of the Trifolium pratense cultivar HEN17-A07 linkage group LG3, ARS_RC_1.1, whole genome shotgun sequence genome encodes:
- the LOC123914870 gene encoding uncharacterized protein LOC123914870; translated protein: MLWELNVAPKHSHFLWRALNEAIPVKGNLFKKGVKCDPLCPRCFNHVETIHHAFLDCVWAKQLWFSSTLTINLNHCHYTNLHDWVLHMFKQTDKASREIITATLYGIWYARNLLVFQGKNLPPHEVSTTILAQLQEFQCHCIKKNIVNQNHSTGNSSNNKCWSPPPKGTVKINVDAHLGDGHWFSGLILRRWDGNAIGATTRLHAGSDEIIQGEAYAINDALDLVEKLCLPEVIIESDSQIFVNLVKKTRVRKNWGRIVERCISFLEANPSSSISWVNRVRNRVAHELAKWA